One stretch of Thalassovita sp. DNA includes these proteins:
- a CDS encoding NAD(P)(+) transhydrogenase (Re/Si-specific) subunit beta codes for MDFGFTTAAYVVAAVLFILSLGGLSGQESAKRAVWYGIVGMGLAVFATLIGPGAGLWWVSILLIPAGGIIGYQLANRVQMTQMPELVAAMHSLVGLAAVFVGFIAHIELGRVLAMGADEKKALEGFAKLLAKKDAVEIGILRVELFLGIFIGAVTFTGSVVAYGKLAGKVTSAATKLPGGHVLNAAAAILSLVALIWYCNTGGLLPLIIMTIASLFIGYHLIMGIGGADMPVVVSMLNSYSGWAAAAIGFSLGNDLLIVVGALVGSSGAILSYIMCKAMNRSFISVILGGFGGAAGPAMEVEGEQIAIDADGVSTALEEADSIVIIPGYGMAVAQAQQNVAELTRRLRAKGKNVRFAIHPVAGRLPGHMNVLLAEAKVPYDIVLEMDEINDDFPETDVAIVIGSNDIVNPAAQEDPNSPIAGMPVLECWKAKQVFVSKRGQGTGYSGIENPLFYKENTRMFYGDAKKSLDDLLTRIS; via the coding sequence ATGGACTTTGGTTTCACGACTGCCGCCTACGTTGTTGCGGCTGTTCTCTTCATCCTGTCGCTGGGCGGCCTGTCCGGTCAGGAAAGCGCCAAACGCGCCGTTTGGTACGGCATCGTCGGCATGGGGCTGGCGGTATTTGCAACCCTGATCGGCCCCGGTGCTGGTCTGTGGTGGGTCTCCATCCTGCTGATCCCGGCGGGCGGTATCATCGGCTACCAGCTGGCCAACCGGGTGCAGATGACCCAGATGCCGGAACTGGTGGCTGCGATGCACTCGCTGGTGGGTTTGGCCGCTGTCTTTGTGGGCTTCATCGCCCACATCGAACTGGGCCGTGTGCTGGCGATGGGCGCGGATGAGAAAAAAGCGCTGGAAGGCTTTGCCAAGCTTTTGGCCAAGAAGGACGCTGTTGAGATCGGCATCCTGCGGGTTGAGCTGTTCCTGGGTATCTTCATCGGTGCAGTGACCTTCACAGGTTCGGTGGTGGCCTATGGCAAGCTGGCGGGCAAAGTGACCTCGGCAGCAACCAAGCTGCCCGGCGGCCATGTGCTGAACGCGGCGGCGGCGATCCTGTCGCTGGTGGCGCTGATCTGGTACTGCAACACTGGTGGCCTGCTGCCGCTGATCATCATGACCATCGCGTCGCTGTTCATCGGCTATCACCTGATCATGGGCATCGGCGGCGCCGACATGCCGGTGGTTGTGTCGATGCTGAACAGCTACTCGGGCTGGGCGGCTGCGGCGATTGGTTTCTCGCTGGGCAACGACCTGTTGATCGTGGTGGGTGCCCTCGTTGGTTCCTCCGGTGCAATCCTCAGCTACATCATGTGTAAGGCGATGAACCGTTCGTTCATCTCGGTTATTCTGGGCGGCTTCGGCGGCGCAGCGGGTCCGGCGATGGAAGTGGAAGGCGAACAGATCGCCATCGACGCTGACGGTGTTTCGACCGCATTGGAAGAGGCAGATAGCATCGTGATCATCCCGGGTTACGGCATGGCGGTGGCACAGGCGCAGCAGAACGTGGCGGAACTGACCCGTCGCCTGCGCGCCAAGGGCAAGAACGTGCGTTTCGCAATCCACCCTGTGGCCGGTCGTCTGCCGGGGCATATGAACGTGCTTCTGGCTGAGGCGAAAGTGCCTTATGACATCGTGCTGGAAATGGATGAGATCAACGATGACTTCCCCGAAACCGATGTGGCCATCGTGATCGGTTCGAATGACATCGTGAACCCGGCCGCGCAGGAAGATCCGAACAGCCCCATCGCTGGGATGCCGGTTCTGGAATGCTGGAAAGCCAAGCAGGTGTTTGTCTCGAAACGCGGTCAGGGCACCGGTTATTCCGGTATCGAAAACCCGCTGTTCTACAAAGAGAACACCCGCATGTTCTACGGTGACGCCAAGAAGTCGCTGGATGACCTGCTGACCCGCATCAGCTGA
- a CDS encoding Re/Si-specific NAD(P)(+) transhydrogenase subunit alpha: protein MKIGTPKEIFDGENRVAMTPDSARQLQKLGYECAIESGAGLAAGFSDATYEEAGVEIVKTAAALWKGADIIAKVRQPNETELKRLNKEKTLISFFNPGGNEEGMELAKSKGANVIAMEMVPRISRAQKMDALSSMANIAGYRAVIEAGNNFGRFFTGQVTAAGKVPPAKVLVVGAGVAGLAAIGTSTSLGAITLAFDVRPEVAEQVESMGAEFVYLDFEEEGTDGAATGGYASVQSDEFREAQLAKFRELAPEVDIVITTALIPNREAPELWTKDMVEAMKPGSVIVDLAAEKGGNCKLTVADEKIVTENGVTIIGYTDFPSRMAAQASSLYATNIRHMMADLTPEKDGQINHDMEDDVIRGATVTHQGEITFPPPPPKVQAIAAQPKQEVKELTPEEIRAQEVAEFKKQTKNQVTLLTVGAVLLLGVGLVAPASFMQHFIVFVLAVFVGFQVIWNVAHSLHTPLMAVTNAISSIIILGALMQIGSGSFLVILLAALSVFMTGINIFGGFLVTRRMLAMFQKS from the coding sequence TTGAAAATCGGAACGCCAAAGGAAATCTTTGACGGCGAAAACCGTGTCGCGATGACGCCGGACTCGGCGCGTCAGCTACAGAAACTCGGCTATGAATGTGCCATCGAGAGCGGGGCCGGTCTGGCCGCGGGCTTCTCGGATGCCACCTATGAGGAGGCCGGTGTTGAGATCGTCAAAACCGCTGCCGCTTTGTGGAAAGGCGCCGACATCATTGCCAAGGTCCGTCAGCCCAATGAAACCGAGCTGAAGCGTCTGAACAAAGAAAAGACGCTGATCTCCTTCTTCAACCCCGGTGGGAACGAAGAGGGCATGGAACTGGCCAAATCCAAAGGCGCCAATGTGATCGCCATGGAAATGGTGCCACGGATCAGCCGCGCCCAGAAAATGGATGCGCTGTCCTCCATGGCCAATATCGCCGGCTACCGCGCGGTGATCGAGGCGGGCAACAACTTTGGCCGTTTCTTCACCGGTCAGGTGACCGCTGCGGGTAAAGTGCCGCCAGCCAAAGTGCTGGTTGTGGGCGCGGGTGTGGCCGGTCTGGCCGCGATCGGCACCTCCACCTCGCTGGGTGCGATCACCCTGGCGTTCGACGTGCGTCCCGAAGTGGCTGAGCAGGTTGAGTCCATGGGCGCTGAGTTCGTCTATCTGGACTTCGAAGAAGAGGGCACCGATGGCGCCGCGACCGGTGGCTATGCCTCGGTTCAGTCCGATGAGTTCCGCGAAGCGCAGCTGGCCAAGTTCCGCGAACTGGCCCCCGAAGTGGACATCGTGATCACCACCGCGCTGATCCCGAACCGCGAAGCGCCTGAGCTGTGGACCAAAGACATGGTCGAGGCGATGAAACCGGGTTCGGTCATCGTGGACCTTGCGGCGGAAAAGGGCGGCAACTGTAAGCTGACCGTCGCAGACGAGAAGATCGTGACCGAAAATGGCGTGACCATCATCGGTTACACCGACTTCCCGTCGCGGATGGCGGCGCAGGCCTCCAGCCTTTATGCCACCAACATCCGTCACATGATGGCTGACCTGACCCCTGAAAAGGACGGCCAGATCAACCACGACATGGAAGATGACGTGATCCGCGGCGCGACCGTGACCCATCAGGGTGAGATCACCTTCCCGCCGCCGCCGCCGAAAGTGCAGGCAATTGCGGCCCAGCCGAAACAAGAGGTCAAGGAACTGACCCCGGAAGAGATCCGGGCACAGGAAGTGGCTGAGTTCAAGAAGCAGACCAAGAACCAGGTGACCCTGCTGACCGTTGGCGCGGTTCTGCTGTTGGGCGTTGGTCTGGTGGCCCCGGCCAGCTTCATGCAGCACTTCATCGTGTTTGTTCTGGCGGTGTTTGTCGGCTTCCAGGTAATCTGGAACGTTGCGCACTCGCTGCACACCCCGCTGATGGCGGTGACCAACGCGATCTCCTCGATCATCATTCTGGGCGCGCTGATGCAGATCGGCTCGGGCTCCTTCCTGGTGATCCTCCTTGCCGCGCTGTCGGTCTTCATGACCGGGATCAACATCTTTGGCGGCTTCCTCGTGACACGGCGCATGCTCGCCATGTTCCAGAAATCCTAA
- a CDS encoding isoprenylcysteine carboxylmethyltransferase family protein — protein sequence MKTFDIPPVWLLLTVLLALALPQVVPAGLSLKSPIIDLLSAVFLGGGVILIAMAVSQMRRMQTTFHPREEAARLVTGGVFKWSRNPIYLGYVLILAGVILCFDTILSLPLVPIFLWFIEKRFVIPEENALRKKFRLDFARYCQKTRRWV from the coding sequence ATGAAGACATTTGATATCCCTCCGGTGTGGCTTTTGCTGACTGTTTTGCTGGCCTTAGCCCTGCCGCAGGTGGTGCCGGCGGGCCTCAGCCTGAAGAGCCCAATAATTGACCTCCTCAGTGCCGTTTTCTTGGGCGGTGGGGTGATCCTGATCGCGATGGCGGTCAGTCAAATGCGGCGGATGCAGACCACGTTTCACCCCCGAGAGGAGGCCGCGCGGCTGGTCACGGGCGGCGTCTTTAAATGGTCCCGAAACCCTATTTATCTTGGCTATGTGCTGATCCTGGCCGGGGTGATTTTGTGTTTCGATACAATTTTGTCCTTGCCATTGGTGCCTATTTTTCTTTGGTTCATCGAGAAACGTTTTGTCATCCCAGAAGAAAACGCCCTGCGAAAGAAATTTCGCTTAGATTTTGCGCGCTATTGTCAAAAGACGCGGCGTTGGGTCTAA
- a CDS encoding MBL fold metallo-hydrolase — MKLNAPLLGVIAAATASVALASEDIADQYPGSELYSKPVEVIPHVFSAIGATAPPTYENSGHNNNLSFIVTEEGVVVVNGGASVRLAAALHEEIKAVTDQPVVLVVNENGQGHAMLGNAYWMDLGVDILAHVDAIEAFTSEADFILQGMERYNRDKAEGTRTVTPNLSFDDSYSLTLGGVQIEVMHMGPAHDPGDTQVWLPDWGMLIAGDIAFHERMLPIFEGICTSCWLETWEAEMEPLAPTYVIPGHGHPTNLAQVRRYTYDYLSDLRAKVGAHIDEGGDLAGAYYVDQSAWANLDTFEELATKNAGRVFEEMEWE, encoded by the coding sequence ATGAAACTGAATGCACCGCTACTGGGCGTTATTGCCGCTGCCACTGCATCTGTTGCTTTGGCCAGCGAAGACATTGCGGATCAATATCCGGGGTCGGAACTGTATTCCAAACCGGTTGAGGTGATCCCGCATGTGTTTTCGGCCATCGGGGCCACCGCACCGCCGACCTATGAGAACTCAGGCCACAACAACAACCTGTCCTTCATCGTGACCGAGGAAGGCGTTGTTGTGGTGAACGGTGGCGCCTCGGTCCGGCTGGCCGCCGCCCTGCATGAGGAGATCAAGGCGGTCACCGATCAGCCGGTGGTTCTGGTGGTCAATGAAAACGGCCAGGGCCATGCGATGCTGGGCAACGCCTATTGGATGGATCTGGGCGTCGATATTCTGGCCCATGTGGATGCGATCGAGGCCTTCACCTCAGAAGCGGATTTCATCCTGCAGGGGATGGAGCGCTACAACCGCGATAAGGCCGAAGGCACCCGAACGGTGACGCCGAACCTCAGCTTTGACGACAGCTACAGCCTGACCCTCGGCGGGGTGCAGATTGAGGTGATGCATATGGGGCCGGCCCATGATCCGGGCGACACGCAGGTCTGGCTGCCGGATTGGGGCATGCTGATCGCGGGCGATATCGCGTTTCATGAGCGGATGCTGCCGATCTTTGAGGGCATCTGCACCTCCTGCTGGCTGGAAACATGGGAGGCCGAGATGGAGCCTTTGGCGCCCACCTATGTGATCCCCGGTCATGGTCACCCGACCAATCTGGCGCAGGTGCGCCGCTACACCTACGACTATCTGAGCGATCTGCGCGCCAAGGTGGGGGCGCATATCGATGAGGGCGGTGATCTGGCGGGCGCCTACTATGTGGATCAAAGCGCTTGGGCGAATCTGGACACCTTTGAGGAGCTGGCGACGAAAAACGCCGGTCGTGTCTTTGAAGAAATGGAATGGGAATAA
- a CDS encoding SDR family oxidoreductase, whose amino-acid sequence MHLKGKHALVTGGGTGIGLGIAKALAAQGAEVTITGRRLDVLEAEAGNGLHALQMDVAEEASVVDGVAAAVAARGPIQICVPNAGIAEGRALHKTEMEFWRQMMAINVDGCFLTIRECLKSMHGTDWGRVIAVSSIAGLRGLKGGACYTATKHAMVGMIRALAADYAGKPYTFNALCPAYVDTNIVPQNVESIMKRTGMSEEEALQVMVGANPHGRLITVEEVAEAAMFLCGEHSGSMNGQTVQISGGEM is encoded by the coding sequence ATGCATCTGAAGGGAAAACACGCGCTGGTCACTGGCGGCGGCACCGGAATTGGGCTGGGCATCGCAAAAGCCCTGGCGGCACAGGGCGCTGAGGTGACTATCACCGGTCGTCGCCTCGACGTGCTGGAGGCTGAGGCCGGCAATGGCCTGCACGCACTACAGATGGATGTGGCCGAGGAGGCATCGGTGGTTGACGGCGTTGCTGCAGCGGTGGCGGCGCGTGGCCCGATCCAGATCTGTGTGCCCAACGCAGGCATTGCCGAAGGCCGCGCCCTACATAAGACTGAAATGGAGTTCTGGCGCCAGATGATGGCGATCAACGTCGATGGCTGTTTCCTGACCATCCGCGAATGCCTGAAGTCGATGCATGGCACCGATTGGGGCCGGGTGATCGCGGTCAGTTCCATCGCGGGTCTGCGCGGGTTGAAAGGTGGCGCCTGCTACACTGCCACCAAACACGCCATGGTCGGCATGATCCGGGCACTGGCGGCAGATTACGCCGGCAAACCCTATACGTTCAACGCGCTCTGCCCGGCCTATGTGGACACAAACATCGTGCCGCAAAACGTTGAAAGCATCATGAAACGCACCGGCATGAGTGAAGAAGAGGCACTGCAGGTGATGGTCGGCGCCAACCCACATGGCCGCTTGATCACAGTGGAAGAGGTGGCCGAGGCCGCGATGTTCCTTTGCGGTGAACACTCCGGTTCCATGAACGGGCAGACCGTGCAGATCTCTGGCGGCGAAATGTAA
- a CDS encoding MmcQ/YjbR family DNA-binding protein: MTRDEFNQFCAGLTATSHVVQWGDSDVWKVADKVFAICGWAEGHDAFTFKVTQLRFEVLSDMPGLRPAPYLASRGMSWIQQYEAPGLSDSELKQHLIASYELVAEGLSKKKRRALGIPIPGEDG; this comes from the coding sequence ATGACCCGGGATGAGTTCAATCAGTTCTGTGCCGGCCTCACTGCCACCAGCCATGTGGTGCAGTGGGGTGATTCCGACGTCTGGAAAGTGGCCGATAAGGTCTTTGCGATCTGTGGCTGGGCCGAGGGGCACGATGCCTTCACCTTCAAGGTGACCCAGCTGAGGTTTGAGGTTCTCTCAGACATGCCGGGCCTGCGTCCGGCCCCTTATCTGGCCTCACGCGGGATGAGCTGGATCCAGCAATATGAGGCCCCAGGCCTCAGTGATAGTGAATTAAAACAACATCTTATCGCGTCCTATGAATTGGTTGCCGAAGGCCTCTCCAAAAAGAAACGCCGCGCCTTGGGCATCCCGATCCCGGGCGAAGACGGCTAA
- the kynU gene encoding kynureninase, producing the protein MTDFSATKEMFYLPEGMIYLDGNSLGPLPKAAPAKMAGVMQDEWGEYLITGWNKAGWMARPTEIGNRIARLIGAEENHVMIGDTLSIKVFQAVASAMSLQHAKGGAAAARKVILSDNGNFPSDLYMAEGLIKTLDRDGTLGLELRVVDPEAVAENLTDEVAVMMITEVDYRTGRKHDMKALTEKAHAHGIVTVWDLAHSAGALPVDLAGCQADFAVGCTYKYLNGGPGAPAFIYVNPKHADVAEPALSGWLGHDAPFAFEQSYRAGAGVERMRVGTPPVLANAALAAALDIWDLTDMETIRARSNELCDLFIKEVEARCPMLELATPRDASVRGSQVSFRFKEGYAAMQAVIARGVIGDFRAPDIMRFGFTPLYVDEQDVIKAAEIIEDVMVNDLWDQPEYKVRNRVT; encoded by the coding sequence ATGACCGATTTCAGCGCCACCAAAGAGATGTTCTATCTGCCAGAGGGCATGATCTATCTGGACGGCAACTCGCTCGGCCCGCTGCCCAAAGCGGCCCCTGCCAAGATGGCGGGCGTGATGCAGGACGAATGGGGCGAATATCTGATCACGGGCTGGAACAAAGCCGGCTGGATGGCGCGCCCAACCGAAATCGGCAACCGGATCGCCCGTCTGATCGGCGCCGAAGAAAACCACGTGATGATTGGCGACACCCTGTCGATCAAGGTCTTCCAGGCCGTCGCCTCCGCAATGTCGCTGCAACACGCCAAAGGCGGTGCCGCCGCGGCGCGCAAGGTGATCCTCAGCGACAATGGCAACTTCCCCTCGGACCTCTATATGGCCGAAGGGCTGATCAAGACACTGGACCGCGATGGCACCCTGGGTCTGGAACTGCGTGTCGTCGACCCCGAAGCGGTGGCAGAAAACCTCACCGATGAGGTGGCGGTGATGATGATCACCGAGGTGGATTACCGCACCGGGCGCAAACACGACATGAAGGCGCTGACCGAAAAGGCCCATGCCCATGGCATCGTCACCGTGTGGGATCTGGCCCATAGCGCCGGTGCACTGCCGGTGGATCTGGCGGGCTGTCAGGCGGATTTCGCGGTGGGCTGCACCTATAAATACCTCAACGGTGGCCCCGGCGCCCCGGCCTTCATCTATGTGAACCCGAAACACGCCGATGTGGCCGAGCCTGCGCTGTCGGGCTGGCTGGGCCATGATGCGCCTTTTGCCTTTGAACAAAGCTACCGCGCCGGTGCTGGCGTGGAACGTATGCGCGTCGGCACCCCGCCGGTTCTGGCCAATGCGGCGCTGGCGGCGGCGCTGGATATCTGGGATCTGACCGATATGGAAACGATCCGCGCCCGCTCCAATGAGCTCTGCGATCTCTTCATCAAAGAGGTTGAAGCGCGCTGCCCCATGCTGGAGCTGGCCACCCCACGTGACGCCAGCGTGCGCGGCAGTCAGGTCTCCTTCCGCTTCAAAGAAGGCTACGCAGCCATGCAAGCCGTGATCGCCCGCGGCGTGATTGGTGACTTCCGCGCGCCGGACATCATGCGCTTTGGCTTCACCCCGCTTTATGTGGACGAACAGGACGTGATCAAAGCGGCCGAGATCATTGAGGACGTGATGGTTAACGATCTGTGGGATCAGCCGGAATACAAGGTGCGCAACCGCGTCACCTGA
- the kynA gene encoding tryptophan 2,3-dioxygenase — protein sequence MTKETPNTPYNPAKDGAQMSFDGRMSYGDYLGLDAILSAQHPLSSAHDELLFIIQHQTSELWMKLAVHELHAARDLLKDGQYRPAFKMLARVSRIFEQLNSTWDVLRTMTPSDYTRFREDLGQSSGFQSYQYRQIEFMLGNRNQAMLKPHAHRADLTELLTAELAQPSLYDVALAALAQAVGLPDEVLNRAPDTPYQTSEAVTAAWTKIYQDPEAHWELYELAEKLVDLEDYFRRWRFNHVTTVERVIGFKRGTGGTGGVSYLRRMLEVELFPELWHLRTAL from the coding sequence ATGACCAAAGAAACCCCGAACACCCCCTATAACCCCGCCAAAGACGGCGCCCAGATGAGCTTTGACGGGCGGATGTCCTATGGCGATTATCTGGGGCTGGATGCGATCCTGAGCGCGCAGCACCCGCTGTCCTCGGCCCATGATGAGCTGTTGTTTATCATCCAGCACCAGACATCTGAGCTGTGGATGAAGCTGGCCGTGCATGAGCTGCACGCCGCCCGTGATCTGCTGAAAGACGGCCAATACCGCCCCGCCTTCAAGATGCTGGCGCGGGTCAGTCGGATTTTTGAACAACTTAACTCCACCTGGGACGTGCTGCGCACCATGACGCCGTCTGACTACACGCGCTTCCGTGAGGATCTGGGCCAAAGCTCGGGCTTTCAAAGCTACCAGTACCGTCAGATCGAGTTTATGCTGGGCAACCGCAATCAGGCGATGCTGAAACCGCATGCTCATCGCGCAGACCTGACAGAACTGCTGACAGCTGAACTGGCGCAGCCGTCACTCTATGATGTGGCCCTTGCGGCGCTGGCCCAAGCCGTTGGCCTGCCGGATGAGGTGCTGAACCGCGCCCCAGACACCCCCTATCAGACCAGTGAAGCTGTGACCGCGGCCTGGACCAAGATCTATCAGGATCCAGAGGCCCATTGGGAGCTGTATGAGCTGGCCGAAAAACTGGTGGATCTGGAGGATTACTTCCGCCGCTGGCGGTTCAACCATGTCACCACGGTGGAACGGGTGATCGGCTTCAAACGCGGCACCGGCGGCACCGGTGGGGTCAGCTATCTGCGCCGCATGTTGGAGGTTGAGCTTTTCCCGGAACTCTGGCATTTGCGCACCGCACTCTGA
- a CDS encoding Hint domain-containing protein, producing the protein MPSGYLVTLGDGSLDAGDVISGSLVTFTTDQTIGSGQWTWTGTYNGTPYTDELEPGTYYLATDGNVYFEPSLGPVTTLTDSSVVSAPSFTLPGNGVVDGTGEAEVIDGSYTDSEGESVSSGADSIAAGGGDDTITAQGGNDTIEAGAGNDVVSGNGGADLIYGDSQSASSGSSETLSWTAQGSNGDSIASGLTVTTGEMQVTASFTATGNNNPRIEIDTNDTGYVGSGEPFDADSLVYLRGDGDGDTLRANFSFAAVAGSEMQDEVENLTFRINDIDWGDNNHTDIVTVTALNAAGDPVTVTFTLGGGDTLVGNTITADEVGENPQDLGGSVLITIAGPVSSFEIEYSNGQNGAQAVWLSDLHFDTLPQEPGDDSISGGGGADTIFGQEGDDTLSGDGGSDSLSGGEGDDSLSGGNATDTLDGGTGNDTLAGGAGGDSLSAGSGMDFLDYTASDAGVSIDLANSTASGGHADGDTLGSGLDGILGSDWNDTLTGYDGQGVDDGVVWTNVFYGNDGDDLLDGAGGDDELYGGADNDTIIGGTGADLMDGGEGNDRLLVGSGDTVTGGGGDDIFIIDDTALGGGTITIDGGETDEPGGDTLDFAGQIGWGDITFTDTNPDALAGSATLGDGTVVNFSNIENLVICFTTGTRIWTPQGARLIETLQPGDLVLTRDHGVQPVRWIGQRTVKGAGRFAPIRFAQGVIGNERELLVSPQHRMLHQSTAANLYFNDSEVLIPAKHMVNGGSIQQIETEEVTYVHMLFDSHEMVFAEGAVSESFHPGQMGLSAIDAPAREELFALFPELRSNPNGYGETARICLRAHEAQLLQAA; encoded by the coding sequence ATGCCGTCTGGATATCTGGTCACACTCGGAGATGGATCGCTGGATGCAGGCGATGTGATCAGCGGCAGCCTGGTCACCTTCACCACAGATCAGACCATCGGGTCGGGTCAGTGGACCTGGACCGGCACCTACAACGGCACCCCCTACACCGATGAGCTGGAGCCGGGCACCTATTATCTGGCCACAGACGGCAACGTCTACTTTGAACCCAGCCTTGGCCCGGTGACCACGCTGACCGACTCTTCCGTTGTGTCAGCGCCCAGCTTCACCCTGCCCGGCAACGGTGTGGTCGATGGCACCGGTGAGGCTGAGGTGATCGATGGCAGCTACACCGACAGCGAAGGAGAAAGCGTCAGCTCGGGCGCCGATAGCATCGCCGCAGGTGGCGGTGATGACACCATCACGGCACAGGGCGGCAACGACACGATCGAGGCTGGCGCAGGCAATGATGTTGTGTCCGGCAACGGCGGCGCTGATCTGATCTATGGGGACAGCCAAAGCGCCAGCTCCGGCAGTTCCGAAACGCTCAGCTGGACGGCACAGGGCAGCAACGGTGACAGCATCGCCAGCGGCCTAACCGTGACCACCGGCGAAATGCAGGTCACTGCCAGCTTCACCGCCACCGGCAACAACAACCCGCGCATCGAAATTGACACCAATGACACAGGCTATGTCGGGTCAGGCGAACCCTTTGACGCCGATAGCCTGGTCTATCTGCGTGGTGACGGCGATGGCGACACGCTGCGCGCCAATTTCAGCTTTGCCGCCGTGGCCGGTTCGGAAATGCAGGATGAGGTGGAAAACCTCACCTTCCGCATCAATGACATCGACTGGGGTGACAACAACCATACCGATATCGTTACCGTCACCGCGCTGAATGCGGCGGGCGATCCGGTCACAGTGACCTTCACCCTTGGCGGTGGGGACACGCTGGTTGGCAATACGATCACCGCAGATGAGGTGGGCGAGAACCCGCAGGATCTGGGCGGTTCGGTCCTGATCACCATCGCCGGGCCGGTCAGTTCATTCGAGATTGAATACAGCAACGGCCAAAACGGCGCGCAGGCCGTGTGGCTGTCTGACCTGCACTTTGACACCCTGCCACAAGAGCCGGGCGATGACAGCATTTCCGGCGGCGGCGGTGCCGACACGATCTTTGGTCAGGAAGGCGATGACACGCTGTCCGGCGATGGCGGCTCTGACAGCCTGTCGGGCGGTGAAGGCGATGACAGCCTGTCCGGGGGCAACGCCACTGACACGCTGGATGGCGGCACCGGCAATGACACCCTGGCTGGCGGCGCTGGTGGCGACAGCCTGAGCGCCGGATCGGGGATGGACTTCCTCGACTACACCGCGTCCGACGCCGGGGTCAGCATCGACCTTGCCAACAGCACCGCCAGCGGCGGCCATGCCGATGGCGATACGCTGGGCAGCGGCCTGGATGGCATCCTCGGCTCGGACTGGAATGACACGCTGACCGGCTATGACGGTCAGGGCGTGGATGATGGTGTGGTTTGGACCAACGTCTTTTACGGCAATGACGGCGATGACCTTCTGGATGGGGCCGGCGGCGATGATGAGCTTTATGGCGGCGCCGACAACGACACGATCATCGGCGGCACCGGTGCCGACCTCATGGATGGCGGCGAAGGCAATGACCGTCTGCTGGTTGGTTCGGGTGATACCGTCACCGGGGGCGGCGGCGATGACATCTTCATCATCGACGACACCGCCCTTGGCGGCGGCACGATCACCATTGATGGCGGCGAAACCGACGAACCGGGCGGCGACACGCTGGACTTCGCAGGCCAGATCGGCTGGGGCGATATCACCTTCACAGACACCAACCCGGATGCGCTGGCAGGCTCGGCAACGCTGGGCGATGGCACTGTGGTCAACTTCTCAAACATTGAGAACTTGGTCATCTGTTTCACCACTGGCACCCGGATCTGGACGCCACAGGGCGCCCGACTGATTGAGACCCTGCAGCCCGGCGATCTGGTGCTGACCCGCGATCACGGTGTGCAGCCGGTGCGCTGGATTGGTCAGCGCACGGTCAAAGGGGCCGGTCGTTTTGCGCCCATCCGCTTTGCCCAAGGGGTGATTGGCAACGAACGTGAGCTGCTGGTGTCACCGCAGCACAGGATGCTGCATCAGTCCACCGCCGCGAATCTCTACTTCAACGACAGCGAAGTGCTGATCCCGGCCAAACACATGGTCAACGGAGGCTCGATTCAGCAGATTGAGACCGAAGAGGTGACCTATGTGCACATGCTCTTTGACAGTCACGAAATGGTCTTTGCCGAAGGCGCTGTGAGCGAAAGCTTCCACCCCGGTCAGATGGGCCTGTCGGCCATTGACGCGCCTGCGCGCGAGGAGCTGTTTGCGCTGTTCCCAGAGCTGCGTTCCAACCCCAATGGCTATGGTGAAACCGCCCGGATCTGCCTGCGCGCGCATGAGGCGCAGCTGTTGCAGGCGGCGTAA